The following DNA comes from Natranaeroarchaeum aerophilus.
CAGCGTGTGTATGTCCTCACCGTCAACGCAGACCCGTCCGCAATCCGGTGTGAGTGCCCCACTGATCGTTCGGAGTAGTGTCGTCTTCCCCGAGCCGTTCGGACCGACGAGCCCGACGAACTCCCCGGACTCGGCCGCTACTGAGACGTTGTCGAGGACGGACACGTCGTCGAACGACACGGAGACGTCATCGACGGTAATCATCGGTCCGCTCACAGTCCATGCACCTCCCGGCGAAGTAACAGGAACAGGAAAAAGGGTGCACCGATTGCGGCGGTCACGATCCCGACAGGGAGCTCGGCGGCACCGGAGCGTGCAAGGGTGTCCGCGGCGACGAGAAATGCTGCACCTGCAACCGCGCTGGTGGGGAGCAGAATCCGATGATCGGGCCCGACGAGCAGTCGCATGATGTGTGGGACGACCAGGCCGACGAAGCCGATCACACCCGAGACCGCGACCGCGGCGGCCGTGATAAGGCTCGACACCGCAAGCAACACGCGTTTCGTTCGCTCGACCTCGATACCGAGGTGCTGGGCATCCTCCTCACCGAGCAACAGTACGTTCAGATCCCGCGTGTACGCCGCAAGCACTGCAAACCCGATGATTGCGACCGGGAACGCGAAGAGGACGTGATCCCACGTGCTGTAGTGGAGATGACCCATCAGCCAGTAGACGGCCTCTTCTAAACTGTCACCCGCCCGTAACAGCAGATACGAGATCACTGCCCCAAGGAACGTCTGAACCGCGACCCCCGCAAGCAGGAGCGTTGCAACGGGCGTCCGACCGCCTTCGGTCGCCATGGCGTAGACCGCAAAGGCGGTGATCAGTGCCCCGACGAACGCGGCGAGACGGAGGTCGACGACCGCGAGCCCCGGAATCGTGATTGTGGCGACGGCCCCGACCGCGGCCCCCGACGAGACGCCGATGATCGATGGATCGGCCAGCGGGTTCCGAAAAAATCCCTGCATGACTGTGCCCGCACTGGCAAGTGCAAAGCCCACAATCGCCCCAAGCAGGATCCGGGGGAGCCGAATATTGACCACAATCGTCCGGGTCGTCTCGGCCACTGCGAAGTCGAACAGTGGTCGATACTCAAATGATGGGGACGGATACGGGAGGCTCGCACCCTGCGCAATCGTGACGTGGCCCGTATCGACAGCAATGCCGACAGGGACGGAGAGTTCATCCAGCACTGCCCGAACAACGTCGAACGTGGCGATCTCGACCGGACCGATGGTTGCGCTGACAACGATCGTGATGAGCAGTACGACACCGAGGCCAGCAGTCCAGACGGCGGTCTTGCGTAGTAATGGTGGAGTAGTCGCTGTCGGCGCTTCGTCCGTTGAGGTTTCGCCAGTCGCTGCCGAATCAGTTGCTGTCCCCACGTGTTTGCAACCTCGCTTTCATTAGACAAATATTTATTGATTACTCTGTATCGTTCATACGATGACACGAACTGGCCTACAGGTATTCGTCGCGCTGCTGGTCGTTATGGCCGGCGCAGTTGGTGCAGTCGCGCCCGGCGCTGCGACGGCAGATATGAGCGGTCAGGAACTCCAGTGTGAGTTCCCGGCGACCTTCGAGGACGCTGGCGGCGAGGAGGTACAGATCGATGAACAACCGGACGAGATCGTGACACTGAATCCGTCGGCCGCCCAGACGATGTGGGAGATCGGCGCTGAAGATCGGGTGACGGGCGTCTCCCAGTACGCGATGTACCTGGACGGCGCAGAGGAGCGCACGGACATTACAGACGAGGAGGGAGGCACCTCGGTCGAGCAGGTGATCGACCTCGAACCCGACCTCGTGCTTGCACCGAACACGATCCCCGAAGAGACGGTCGAACAGCTCCGTACTGAGGGCGATCTGACGGTCTATCACTTCGAGACGGCCACGTCGATCGACGATGTACGCGATAAAACCCAGCTGATCGGCCAGCTCGTCGGCGAGTGCGAGGGTGCCGAAGATACTGTCGCATGGATGGACGACGAACTTGAAGAGGTTGCGGACCGAATCGAGGGCGAGGAGCCAACTGTCTACTTCGAGTTCTTCGAGACGACGCCCGGACAGGACACGTTCCAGAACGACGTGATCACGGCTGCCGGTGGGGAGAACGTGGCAGCTGAAGCGGGAATCGAAGGCTGGGGACAGATGTCACAGGAGCAACTTACCGAGCAAAACCCGGAGTGGTTGCTGGTGATCGAGGGACAGGAACTCCCGACTGGTGAAGGGGTCGATCAGAGCACCGCGATGGAGGAAGAGAATGTGGTTGAGGTGACCAGCGAGCACATCCAACAGCCCGCCCCGCGTGTGGTGTATGCTGTGAGCGAGATCAACGAGCAGCTGTACGCCGAGAGCGGCGAAAACGGCGTTGCTGACGAAGAGGTAGATGACGAGGAGCCGGATGCGATCCCCGGCTTCGGCATCGCTGCTGCGCTCGTAGCCTTGTTGTCGGTCGTCGCACTTCGCCACCGATAACGCCAGTCGAGAAAACGACCTTTTTAGGTGCCGACCACCCACTGACGAGTATGGTCGAGAACGTCATCTGGCCCGCCTATCTCGATGCGGAGCTTTCCCGCTCGAAGGGGCGGCGCGTCCCACAGGACCTC
Coding sequences within:
- a CDS encoding PGF-CTERM-anchored ABC transporter substrate-binding protein; this encodes MTRTGLQVFVALLVVMAGAVGAVAPGAATADMSGQELQCEFPATFEDAGGEEVQIDEQPDEIVTLNPSAAQTMWEIGAEDRVTGVSQYAMYLDGAEERTDITDEEGGTSVEQVIDLEPDLVLAPNTIPEETVEQLRTEGDLTVYHFETATSIDDVRDKTQLIGQLVGECEGAEDTVAWMDDELEEVADRIEGEEPTVYFEFFETTPGQDTFQNDVITAAGGENVAAEAGIEGWGQMSQEQLTEQNPEWLLVIEGQELPTGEGVDQSTAMEEENVVEVTSEHIQQPAPRVVYAVSEINEQLYAESGENGVADEEVDDEEPDAIPGFGIAAALVALLSVVALRHR
- the btuC gene encoding vitamin B12 ABC transporter permease BtuC, encoding MGTATDSAATGETSTDEAPTATTPPLLRKTAVWTAGLGVVLLITIVVSATIGPVEIATFDVVRAVLDELSVPVGIAVDTGHVTIAQGASLPYPSPSFEYRPLFDFAVAETTRTIVVNIRLPRILLGAIVGFALASAGTVMQGFFRNPLADPSIIGVSSGAAVGAVATITIPGLAVVDLRLAAFVGALITAFAVYAMATEGGRTPVATLLLAGVAVQTFLGAVISYLLLRAGDSLEEAVYWLMGHLHYSTWDHVLFAFPVAIIGFAVLAAYTRDLNVLLLGEEDAQHLGIEVERTKRVLLAVSSLITAAAVAVSGVIGFVGLVVPHIMRLLVGPDHRILLPTSAVAGAAFLVAADTLARSGAAELPVGIVTAAIGAPFFLFLLLRREVHGL